In the Sandaracinus amylolyticus genome, CGACGACGTACGATGGTCGCGCTTCGACCGGAGGAGCACGCGTGGATCATCGATTCCAGATCGACCTGAGAGGGCTCATCGATCTCCTCTCGAACCACCTCTACAGCAGCCCCGACGTGTTCCTCCGCGAGCTGCTGCAGAACGCGGTGGACGCCCACACCGCGCTCGCGATCGCGGGGCGCGCGAGCGGTCCAGGGCAGGTGCGCGTGGTCGCGCGCGGCGACGGAGAGCTGATCGTCGAGGACGACGGGATCGGCCTCACCGAGGACGAGGTGCACCGCTTCCTCGCGACGATCGGGCAGAGCAGCAAGCGCCTCGAGGAGTCCCCCGCGGGGCGCGACTTCGCGGCGATCGGTCCGCGAACGAGCGAGCACTTCCTCGGGCAGTTCGGCATCGGTCTGCTCGCGTGCTTCGTCGTCAGCGACGAGATCGAGGTGCGCACCCGATCGGCGCGCCACGACGACGCGCCCTCGCTGGTGTGGCGCGGCCGCGCCGACGGGACCTACGAGCTGACCCGCGGGGACGAGCCCGCGCCGCGCGGCACCCGGGTGCGGCTGCGCGCGAAGCCGGGACGGATCGAGCTCTTCGAGCCGGCGCGCGTGCGTGCGGGGCTGAGCCGCTACGGATCGCTCCTGCCGTGCCGCATCGAGCTCACGACGAGCGAGGGCGTGGAGCGCATCGACGCGCCGCCGCCGTGGCGCCGCGAGCACGAGAGCGCGTCGGCGCGACGCGAGGCGATGCTCGCGTTCGGGCGCGACGTGTTCGGCGTCGACTTCTTCGACTACGTCCCGCTCGAGAGCCGCGCCGGAGGCGTCGACGGGGTCGCGTTCGTGCTGCCGCACGCGACGGTGACCGCCGCGCGGCGCGCCGATCGTGTGTACCTCAAGGGCATGTTGCTCGGCGAGAAGGCCGACAACCTGCTGCCCGACTGGGCGTTCTTCGTGCGCGCGGTCGTCGACGTGCGCGAGCTGCGACCGCTCGCGTCGCGCGAGTCGTTCTTCGAGGACGCGACGCTCGCGGCGGCGCGCGAGACCCTCGGCGACGGCATCAAGGCCTACCTGCGCGAGCTCGCGCGCAGCGATCGCGAGCGGCTCGAGCTCTTGCTCGCGCTGCACCACCACCCGATCAAGCAGCTCGCCGAGGAGGACGCCGAGTTCCTCATGCTCGTCGCGCGGTGGCTCCCCTTCGAGACCACCGCGGGCCTGATGAGCTTCGAGTCGTACCTCGCGCGCGAGCGCACGATCCTCTACGCGCGCACCGTCGACGCGTTCCGACAGATCGCGCCGCTGGTCTCCGCGCAGGGCCGCTGCGCGATCAACGCGGGCTACGTGCACGAGCTCGCGATCCTGAAGCGCTACGCCGAGCTCACCGAGCGGCCGATCGAAGCGGTCGACGCGAGCTCGCTCGCGGACTCGTTCGCCGAGCTCGATCTCCGGCAGCGCGAGGACGTGCGCGCGCTGGTGCGCGTCGCCGATGCCGTGCTCGCGCCCTTCCGCTGCGACGCGGAGGTGAAGCGCTTCTCGCCCGCGACGCTGCCCGCGCTCTTCAGCAGCGGCGACGACGCGACGTTCCTGCGCACGATCGAGCGCACCAAGGCAGTCTCGGAAGGAGGCCTGTGGAGCGACGTGCTCGACGATCTCGCGTCGTCGCGCGGGTCGTCGCGGCGCGCGCGCTTCACGATGAACTACGAGAGCCCCACGATCCGCAGGCTCGCGCGGGTCGACGATCCCGAGCTGCTGCGTCGGCTGATCGAGGTGCTCTACGTGCAGACGCTGCTGCTCGGGCACCACCCGCTCTCGGCGGCGGAGATGAACCTCGTGAACGAAGGCATCACGGGCCTGATCGAGCTGCACCTCGATCGCGGCGGGAGGACCCTGCAATGAGCTGGGAGCGCGAGCTCGACGAGATCGAGGATCAGCTGACCCACGCCGTGCCCGCGGCGGCGCGCGTCGCGCTGCTCGAGCGCGCGGTGCAGCTCTGTGACGCGCACGACGCGATCGACGTCGCGTGGTCGTATCGCGAGGAGCTGCTCTCGGCGGTCTACTACACGGGCGACTGGGACAAGCTGCTCGTGCACTTCGCGTGGTGCCTCGGGCGCCACGATCGCGAGCCCGCGCGCTTCCCGCTGAACGACCTGCTCTGGAAGTACAAGTGGGTCGTCACCGAGGCCGCGTGCATGCCGCAGATCGGCCGCGCGCGACTGCTCGCGCTGCTCGCCGACATGGAGCGCCGCTTCCTCGCCGCCGGCAGCACCCAGCGCGCGGTGCACGAGCACGCGGCGATCGTCCACACGAGCCTCGGCGATGCCGACGTCGCGCGCGCCGCGCTCACGCGATGGGAGCAGACCGAGCGCGACTGGCTGAGCGACTGCGTCGCGTGCGAGCACGCCACGCGCGCGAGCCTGCTCGACGAGCTCGGCGATGCCGATGCGTCGCTCGAGGTGCTGCGCGGCATCCTCGCGCGACGCCTGACCTGCGCGGAGGAGCCGCATCGCACCTACGCGAAGCTGGTCGCGCCGCTGTGGCGACGTGGCGAGCGCGCGCACGCGATCGAGGCGTTCCGTCAGGGCTATCCGTTGGTCCGCGGCGGTGACAAGCACGTCGACTCGCACGCGGCGTATCTGCGCTTCGTCGCGGCCGCGGGGCTCGACGACGAAGCGGTCGCGATGTTCGAGCGGCACGTCGCGGCGGCGGTCGCGTGCCCGAGCGCGTGGCCGCGCATGCTCTTCTTCGAGGCGACGCGCTTCGCGATGAGCACGCTCGCGGCGCGCGGGCATCGCGTCGTCGCGGCGCGACTACCCGAGGGCGTCGACGTGCCGGATCGCGATCGCGCGACGGTCGAGGCGCTCGCGTCGTGGGCCGGCGCGCAGGCCGAGAAGCACGTCGCGGCGTTCGAGCGGCGCAACGGGAACGATCACATGCGGCGCTTCGTGCGCCGATGGGTGGACCTCCCGATCGCGTGAAGCGAGGCGCACCGCTTGCTTCGATCGCGGACCGGAGCAGCGCGATGCGGAACACCACGATCATCCTCGCGGCGGCGCTCGTGGGGTGCGGGACCACGGGCGTCGGCGACGGTGTGCTCGAGCGCGACGGGAAGCCCGAAGAAGGCGGTGACGTCGCGTTCACGTGGCGCGCCGACCCGAACGCGACCGAAGGCAGCATCCACGCGGTGCTGCCCGACGGCCGCGCGTTCGACGGGCGCTTCATGCAGGTGCACTCGAGCGTGGTGCGCGAGGATCTCGGCCCGTACTGGTCGTCGTGGGCCGCGCCTTCGTACTCCGAAGGGACGACGTACCACGACGCGAGCTTCGATCGTGTGTACTCGGGCCGCATGGTCGCGCAGCTGCGTGGCCCGGAGGGGCAGCGCATGCGGTGTGTGTTCCAGCTCGCGCGGCCGGAAGAGGGGCCGGAGGCGGGAGGCGCGGGGCGCTGTCAGCTCTCGACGGGGGAGCGGATCGAGTACGCCGAGCTCCGCGAGGAGGACTAGGGATCGAAAATCGAAGGTCGTCGCCGTCGCCGTCGCCGACCACGCCCACGATCACGTCGACGATCACGACGGCCCCCGCGCGGCGGTCGCCGGCTCCTCGTCGGTACTGCGCGTCGTGGGCGTTGACGTGGTCGTGGTCGTGAACGGCGACGGCGACGTGAACGGCGAACGGCAACGCGACTCGGCCGCCCGCGATACCGGGCCCATGCTCAGCTTCCAGCGTCTGGACGTCTACCGCGCCGCGATCGAATTCCTGGCACTCGCCGTCGAGGTCGCGGCGAGAGTGCCCCGTGGATATGCGCATCTCGCCGATCAGCTTCGTCGTGCTGCGACCTCGAGCCCGCTCAACATCGCCGAGGCGGCGGGTCGAACCTCGGATGCCGAAGCCGCGCGTCACTACGCCATCGCACGCGGCTCGGCGATGGAGTGCGCAGCCGTTCTCGATGCACTGAAGGTCCTCTCCGCCATCGATCAGACGCGCTACGCACGCGGGATGGACCTGCTCGAACGAGAGGTCGCGATGCTCACCAAGCTCTGCCGATGACGCTTGCCGGAGCGCTCGTCCCGCAGCTCCCGGACACGAGCGCGCGAGGCGCGCACGGACGCTAGGGGGACGAGCCGATCTCTTCGACAGTCTTCGAGTCGGCCCGCGACGCTCAGAGACTGAAGAACGCGCGGATGCGGTGGAGCAGCGCGTCGCTGCGCTGCTCGACGATGCTCTTGTGCTCCTTCGCGTCCTTCGCGTGCACGTGGCCGAGCGCGAGGTCGCGCTCCGCGAGCACCTCGCTGATGCGCTGCGCGATCGTGGGGTGCGCCTCGAGGATCGGCTGCAGGTCCTTCTTGCCGACCACGAGCAGCACGGTCTGGCTCAGCGTGCGCACCGTCGCGCGGCGGCGCTCGCCGGTCATCAGCGACATCTCGCCGAAGAAGCGGCCCGGGCCCAGCGTCGCGACGCGGGCCTGGTTGCGATCCTTCGTGATCACGATCTCGACCTCGCCGGTCTCGACGACGAAGAGCTCCGAGCCCTCGCTGCCCTCGACGATCACGGTCTCGCCCGGCGCGTACATGCGGCGCGCGGTCGACGCGGCGAGCTGCTCCATCGCGTCCGCCGGGACGTCGCGGAAGAAGTCGACGACGTGCAGCGCGGTCGCGCGATCTCGCGCGTGCTGTGCCTGCTGCTCCGCGCGCGACTCGCGCGTCTCCTGTTGGACCATCACCTCGCGACGTGCGCCCGGGATCCCGCGCCCCGCGCGCTGCAGCGCGTACCACAGGCGATCGCGCACCCCGCCTTCGATCGGCTGGAGGCGCTCGAGGTCGGTCACCCAGAAGCGCACCCGATAGTCGACGCCGATGTCGGTGAACCCGATCGTGACGACGTCGGGCGCGGGCTGCTCGAGCACACCGGGCGAGCCCTTCACCGCTTCTTCGAAGAGGCGATGCACCTCGGCGGGCGGCACGTCGGGCGCGACCGTGATCGTCACCGCGCGACGCACGTGCGGCAGCGGACGGCTGTAGTTGCGCAGCGACGCGCGCGCGAGCGCGCCGTTGGGCACGGTGATCTCGACGTTGTCGATCGTGAGCAGCTTGGTCGCGCGCCAGTTGATCTCGACCACGCGCCCGACGCTCGCGTCGTTCGCGTCGAGCTGGATCCAATCGCCGATCTCGAAGGGACGCTGCGCCTGGATCGCGAGGCCCGCGAAGAGGTTGCCCAGCGTCTCCTGCAGCGAGAGACCGATGACCGCGGTGAGCAGCGCGGACGTGGTGAGCAGCGAGGTCGGCTCGACGCCCGCGGCGCGCAGCACGACCACGCCGGCCGCGGCGTAGAAGACGCCCTGCAGGATGTCCTGGATGATCTTCGGCAGCGGGGCGTTGCCGCGCCGACCGACGAGCGCGTGCACGACCAGCAGGAAGGCGCTGCGCGCCATCGAGAGCAGGAGCAGACCGATCGCGAGCACCCGCATCGGCCGGCGGACCATCGGGTCCTCGGGGAGCAGCCACTCGACGCTGACCATCAGCACGTGCATCGCGAGCAGCGCGGTCGGCAGGCGCAGCCGCGCGCGCTCCTCGCGCGTGAGCAGCACGTACGCCGCGAGCAGCATCGCGACCGCGAGCACGATGCCGATGCCGCCGAACGCGGTGACCGCGAGCAGCTCGTGCAACCGTGTCGTCTCGGGCACGCCGCGAGGATGGCAGAGCCGCCGCCGCGGGGAGAAGTACCAAGTCGCGATCCCCCGTGGCGCATGACCGATCGCATGCCAGGCTGGCGCGCATGAGGCCGACGATCGCGCTCTTCGACATCGACGGGACCCTGGTGAGCTGCGGGGGCGCGGGGAGGCGCTCGATGGAGCGCGCGTTCGTCGAGGTCGGTGCGCGCACCGAGCACGCGGGGTTCGACTTCGGCGGCATGACCGATCGCGCGATCGCGCGTCAGGGGCTGCGCAACGCCGGGCTCGACGATCACGACGCCGCGATCGACGCGCTGATCGAGCGCTACCTCGGGCACCTCGCGCTCGAGGTGCCGCGCTCCGAGGGCTATCGCGTGCTGCCCGGGGTCGTCGACATGCTCGAGCGGCTGCGCGTGCTCGATGCGATCGCGATCGGGCTCGGCACCGGCAACGTCGAGGCGGGCGCGCGGGTGAAGCTCACGCGCGGCGCGCTGCACGATCGCTTCGACTTCGGCGGCTTCGGCAGCGACGCCGAGGATCGCGCGCAGCTGCTCGCGATCGGCGCCGATCGTGGCGCAGCGCGGCTCGGGCGCGCGCGCAGCGAGTGCCGCGTGGTGGTGATCGGCGACACGCCGCGCGACGTGAGCGCGGCGATCGCGATCGGCGCGGAGTGCCTCGCGGTCGGCACCGGAACGCACGGCGCGGAGTCGCTCGCGCGGGTCGGCGCGCACGTCGCGGTGGACGACCTGCGCGACGTGCGCGCGTGGGAGATGGTGATCGGCGGCTGACCCGCAAGCGCGTCCTCGCGCTGCTCGACCCGAGACCGCCGCGCCGGAGCGCGGGCTCGTTCCGCTCGGGAACGGCCTGCATGCCCACGCCGAGCACGCGATCCCGTGCTCGATCGATGACGGTGTGGGGCGGCGTCGCAGCCCCGGCGCCAGCACACGAAGTGCGTGAATATCGGCGCGCCCGATGCGTCGAGCCATCGGCTCGTGTCGAAGGCCTCGGCTCCGGGGTGTGCGTCGTGAGACGCTCTGCGGAGCTCCCTGGTCGCTTCGACGATGGAGGTTCGCAATGGCTCGTCGCTCGCGCTCGCTCGTCTCCGTCTCGCTCGTGCTCGGGCTCGCGTTCGCGCAGCCCGCGCTCGACGCATCGCGCGCGGAGGCCCAGCGCGTCGAAGTGCGCCCGCCGCGCCGCGGAGGCGGTGGGGGCGGTGGGGGCGGCGCGGTCGTGGTGACGCCCGAGGCGCCGCGTCGTGGTGGTGCGGTGGTGGTCACGCCGGAAGCGCCGCGTCGTGGTGGTGCGGTGGTGGTCACGCCGGAGGCGCCGCGTCGTGGCGGCGCGGTGGTGGTG is a window encoding:
- a CDS encoding HSP90 family protein, whose amino-acid sequence is MDHRFQIDLRGLIDLLSNHLYSSPDVFLRELLQNAVDAHTALAIAGRASGPGQVRVVARGDGELIVEDDGIGLTEDEVHRFLATIGQSSKRLEESPAGRDFAAIGPRTSEHFLGQFGIGLLACFVVSDEIEVRTRSARHDDAPSLVWRGRADGTYELTRGDEPAPRGTRVRLRAKPGRIELFEPARVRAGLSRYGSLLPCRIELTTSEGVERIDAPPPWRREHESASARREAMLAFGRDVFGVDFFDYVPLESRAGGVDGVAFVLPHATVTAARRADRVYLKGMLLGEKADNLLPDWAFFVRAVVDVRELRPLASRESFFEDATLAAARETLGDGIKAYLRELARSDRERLELLLALHHHPIKQLAEEDAEFLMLVARWLPFETTAGLMSFESYLARERTILYARTVDAFRQIAPLVSAQGRCAINAGYVHELAILKRYAELTERPIEAVDASSLADSFAELDLRQREDVRALVRVADAVLAPFRCDAEVKRFSPATLPALFSSGDDATFLRTIERTKAVSEGGLWSDVLDDLASSRGSSRRARFTMNYESPTIRRLARVDDPELLRRLIEVLYVQTLLLGHHPLSAAEMNLVNEGITGLIELHLDRGGRTLQ
- a CDS encoding four helix bundle protein; translated protein: MGVDVVVVVNGDGDVNGERQRDSAARDTGPMLSFQRLDVYRAAIEFLALAVEVAARVPRGYAHLADQLRRAATSSPLNIAEAAGRTSDAEAARHYAIARGSAMECAAVLDALKVLSAIDQTRYARGMDLLEREVAMLTKLCR
- a CDS encoding mechanosensitive ion channel family protein; protein product: MPETTRLHELLAVTAFGGIGIVLAVAMLLAAYVLLTREERARLRLPTALLAMHVLMVSVEWLLPEDPMVRRPMRVLAIGLLLLSMARSAFLLVVHALVGRRGNAPLPKIIQDILQGVFYAAAGVVVLRAAGVEPTSLLTTSALLTAVIGLSLQETLGNLFAGLAIQAQRPFEIGDWIQLDANDASVGRVVEINWRATKLLTIDNVEITVPNGALARASLRNYSRPLPHVRRAVTITVAPDVPPAEVHRLFEEAVKGSPGVLEQPAPDVVTIGFTDIGVDYRVRFWVTDLERLQPIEGGVRDRLWYALQRAGRGIPGARREVMVQQETRESRAEQQAQHARDRATALHVVDFFRDVPADAMEQLAASTARRMYAPGETVIVEGSEGSELFVVETGEVEIVITKDRNQARVATLGPGRFFGEMSLMTGERRRATVRTLSQTVLLVVGKKDLQPILEAHPTIAQRISEVLAERDLALGHVHAKDAKEHKSIVEQRSDALLHRIRAFFSL
- a CDS encoding HAD family hydrolase, with translation MRPTIALFDIDGTLVSCGGAGRRSMERAFVEVGARTEHAGFDFGGMTDRAIARQGLRNAGLDDHDAAIDALIERYLGHLALEVPRSEGYRVLPGVVDMLERLRVLDAIAIGLGTGNVEAGARVKLTRGALHDRFDFGGFGSDAEDRAQLLAIGADRGAARLGRARSECRVVVIGDTPRDVSAAIAIGAECLAVGTGTHGAESLARVGAHVAVDDLRDVRAWEMVIGG